The Vitis vinifera cultivar Pinot Noir 40024 chromosome 8, ASM3070453v1 genome segment ATAACTCATGTACAGAGGGTTTAATCTTGATGAATTTATGTTATCATTACTTTGCAATCACTTAGGAAGTGAGGTTACTGATTGGCCTCTTGAGTACCTGCACATGGCCTTTGAGGTTACTTGAAGCCTTAAACTCCTGGGATTCGGTAAGATGTTAAGAAGCCTCATAACTTTTTAGAAATCCCCGTTAGCATTTCTGTATtagtcaattttatttttctttaacatcTACAATGTCTCTTTGTAAGCAGAACCTCTACCTCTATACCATTCCtacttgatttatttattttttacaggTACTTGGCTCTCCTTGAGAAGTATCCTGTGTTGACAAAAGCCATAACATCTGCATTTTTAACTCTTGTTGGAGATCTGATTTGCCAGGTAGTCTTTCTATATCCCTACCTTCAACAAAATTTTCTGAATTATTGTTTCTATTTTACCCCATAGTTTCTTTGTTAGATCATCTTGAAAAGTTCTAAAAGTTGAGTTGTTAATTGTTAAATCATTTGAAgagaataattatttatttaccttTCCTTTTGGAGGTTTGCTTATCacatgaattttgaaagttgtATGGCGACGGATGACTCattatgatattatttattttattttgaaaccaTTATCAGTTAGGGTTCTTctttatttctaataatttggGTCTTGGAGGATCACCCATTTCATTTGGGAAATTGGTCATTTCTCTTGTGGGTTGAAGGTGAATCATAATTGGACTCCTCCTTGAACCACTAAAGATGCCGGTTTCTTAGCCTAAAGGGGGCTATCATGATTGAAGAATTTAGAGGGCACTTCTAACCTTCTTAAGCTGGGTTATCACTCTCCTTCTTTTTTAccttccttctttctttctttttttcttttttttctttttccaatatTTACCGTTTTTTCAAGTAGTTCTCTACCTTTttgattgaaataattttctccTGATTTTGTTTGGTTCTGCTAAGCGATGGAGCTTTTACTTCCTCCACTCTTGTCTATGAATTTTTGTAATTGAGGTTGCCCTTTGAGAACAATTTATAATCTTATTTGCTCATCTATTAATTGTAATTCATAACAGTTGCTAATTTGTTTCTCCATGCATGGATATGTAACTGCGTGTGAGGCAGGTTATTAGTCTGATATACATTGTGAGCCCATATCTTAATaacttaagcttttaagaaagTTAGTTTGTCAATGTCCCATATATGTTATCCCAGGATGAGATTTTTTAGATCAGATCCCTGTGAGCTTCCTTATTACCGAGTTCAATGCACCTCCAACAATTAGAGGATATGTGTGTATACATATTTGTAGAGatagatatatagatagatagataggtTAAGGAGTTTGGATCAGATCTATTTCAGCATCATTTCTTCCCAGTTTAACGTGTCTCTGACTTTGGAATGTGTATTCCTTGTCTGTATGTATGCATGTTTGTGTAGAGAGAGATTTCAATAATATTCTTTAGGATTGCTTAGAACCtgtttaagaaatgtttttgtCGACATTTTGTCATATCAAAAGAATGCCAAACTTTGTTAGCATGGTCTGATAGTTGAAATATTTAGTGATATTTCAGCAATATCACCTATATTAAGGCCATTGTTGTCTATAGCATACCAGTTAATGTGTCTTAACTGTCAACTGATgcattaataaattatttaaactgCCAACTGATGTTACTGTTTCAGCCCCTTAATTTGTACTTTGCATTCTTAAGCCCATGTTTGTAAATATTAACATTTCAATTCATGGATGGACATGTATGTATTGCACATTATATTTTTGGAATCTgctcaaaatattttcttgttatgATCCAACAGTTTTTAGCTTGATATCTAATTGTTGGAAGTCATGTTTCTCAGCTTGTGATTGATCAAGTGCCATCATTGGACCTGAAAAGGACATTTCTATTTACTTTATTGGGACTGGTGTTAGTGGGTCCCACATTGCACTTCTGGTAATGCTTCAGAATCCATATCTCTGTATGCCTGAACATCGAATGAATGTGGTTATAGCAATATTTAACAAAATGCTTCAGAGTCTAATGCTGCATAATTGTGCTTATTGTTAACCATAAGCAGAgtatttatgtttgttgagcCAGAATTCTACATCACCCCACTGATTGGCCAGATCTTGTTGGATGTTATAGCTTCTATCATCAGTTCTTTGCTTTTAAGTTTCTCATTAGGATTCAGCAGTGGTATTAGGAAAATGATACCTTGGGACGGGTGTAAAGCTAAGCAATGGGCGGCATCATTACAATCCATAAATGAATGAATGCAATCACTACCGCTAGTTGAACTGCGTCCAGTAGACTCCCTGTTCCGCTCATCCCCTTCGACGGCTGTTTGTGAACTGTTGTAAATTTGGatgatttagattttttctACATGTGTTGATTTTCAGAGTTATAGAAGAACCATTTTTAATTTGGACTGTGTAGATTTTTATTTTGGCTGATAAATTCAAGTCATGGGCCAAAATCTGGTCCTGGGTTGATGAGTATGACCACCCAGTTCACTGGATAATACCTTGATTATCACTGTAATATAGTCCTTTAGTTATGGCACAATCTTTTGCTTATTCTTTCTGCATTTGTGTGATTGATCTAGTTTTATTCTCTTGGTGATGTGTTTTTTAGGTATTTGTATCTAAGTAAATTGGTGACAATTCCTGGAGCATCAGGTGCTTTCTTGCGGCTTCTACTTGATCAGGTAActtaattttttccatttatctCTACATTTATGTGCTAAACATTTTTTCACACTAAAAGAATTGCTTATTGAATGGATTCTGGATTTGATGCAGTTccttttctctcctatatttaTTGGAGTTTTCTTATCTACATTGGTAACTCTAGAGGGGCGGCCATCACAAGTTGTGCCCAAGCTTCAGCAGGTTTTAATTAATGCCTTCCCCCAACCCCAATTATTATATATCTACTTAAACTTCAAAAGCAGTTAATAGGGAgaaaagttgttttattttatttttaattctttaatgttGTTTATATATCTTCTGTGggtttatctataaaaaaaaaaaaaaaattatttaatgttgTTTATGTTTAAAGTGGATGCTTGTTTGTAGGAGTGGTTCTCTGCTGTTCTTGCAAATTGGCAGCTGTGGATACCTTTCCAGTTTCTCAACTTCCGATTTGTCCCACAGCAGTTCCAGGTTTGGATACTTCagatttcctttttctttgttcctttttggTTCAGTGACATTATCAGGGCCTCTTGCCTGCTTCTGAAAGCTAAGACAACATCAGATAGGCTGAGACCTAGTTATCTGATTTCTCCTAGAAAAAGCCCGGCTTCAAATAGATGTCTGCCCCCACCCCTAACCAACCATAACTGCAACACCACCACGCCCCCAACTTAACTCCTTGCagtcttgcttttttttttttctgtacattttttttatgaggaGTCATCTTGAAAGccaggaaattaaaaaaatgagaaattcgGGAAGTCAGTTATTCAGGTAGCATGCAGATTAGGAATTCCACTTTCCGGGAACAAGCATTGTGCTGCTAGGCGAAGTGGAGGAGACCAGAGAGTCATTTCAAAGGGGAAGTGCAACGGATTCTTGTTTTGCCTTGCCCAGCCCCCCAAGCAAACACTCTGATGCATGGCAGTCCATTTATTCTTCCAAGATCAATATGAAAACTCTTTAATTTTGCTTTGCATCTTGAACAGTAGAGTGAATAAGGTTCTCTGGACTCACCCTGTGATAGGCCTAGCACAAAATGCACACTAAGAATTGCTTGGTTTGATTCTGTTGTCATTTGATCCAGACAAAATTTTTGGATGGTTGGGAACATTTGAGACTGCTCTGAAGAGTGATTATGTGCAAACACTGTTTTgatccaaataaaattttcaaacactttcctatttctctctttccatatGGTCCAAAATAAGCACAAAGGAGCTGCTCTCCAAACTTTCTTCCACTGATTTTCAGTAAAGGATACATGCCAACTTAGAAGGATATCTTTGACAGAGGAGGGCATCACCCACTGTGCTCCAAAGAGAGCCTAAATTAACTGCCATAGCATAGTTACTTTGAAACAATGAAGGAGGATGTGAtcaatcatttcttcttctcttaACATAGGTAACATCTGTTTGGCATCCTCTAACCCTTCCTTCTAAGCTGATCCAATGTTAATATTTTTCCCCACATAGCTTCCTAAGTAAAAAAACTCGACCCTCACTAGACCCCATGGATTCTAAAACAACCAAGAGGGGAATGCTTCCATTCCTCCATTTGATAAGGACTATAGAGATTTAATTGTGAATTTACCAGCCTTCGAATTCCTGCCAAATCAATTTATCCTCTATATCACTAATAATTGTCTATGCTTGCAATCTCCCAAAAAGACCCTCCACCTCCCCCAACTTCCAATCATGAATTTGTGTTGTGAACTTAGGGTTCTAACAACCTTTCTACCCAGTCTGCTCCTATATCTAGGTTAACCATGCTTCTTTAGTGGTGACTATTGAGAACAATGCGGGAAAAGCCTCTCCCATGGGTTCATTACCACACAATTTATCATTTCAAAATCTCACTCTTTGACCATTCCCCTCCCCTTGAAAATCCAAACTTATTGTTCTAATTGCCTTCCATAACCCTACCTCATACCCTTCCCTCATTCTTTTTGAGTACCATCCCTCCTCTCTCCCCATACTTCCTTGCAATCATCCACTCCTAGGGGGATTTGTTCTCAATTACGAATCTCTAACACTGTTTACCAAGAAGAGCCCTATTTTAGAATGAGCAAACCTCTAATATTCAAACCTCCTCTCCTCTTTTCCATATGGATTGTCAACCAATTCACCATATGTGACTTTCTATCAATTGCTTCTTTCCCCTAAAGGAAGTCCCTTTAAATCTTTTCCAACCTTAAATTTACCCTTTTTAGTATGAAAAGTAATTACAAGTAGCAAATCGGTAAGCTATATAGGatgatttttatcatacttaatCTTCCCCCTTTTGATAGGGTATTACCTCTTCCACATAGCGAGTTGTTTTTGAAATCTTTCCTCCACTACATTCCAAACTCGAGAAGATTTAAAATGAATTCCTAGCGGAAGGCCTAGATAGTTTGTGGGTACCCACACTACAACCTAGAACCCTAGCCAAGTTTTCCATATTAGCAACCACCCCGATTGGAATCAAttcacttttctccaaattaatttttgaaccTGAGTTTGCCTTAGACCACATGAATGCCAGTTCCAATACTCCATATGCTCCTTACTGGTATTGCTTAGAATAAGGGTATCATCAGCAAATAATAGGTGGGATGCCTCCATACCCTCTCGTCCTCTTCCACTAATTGAAAACCCCACTGTAAAGCCTTCTTCCTTTTCCCTATTCAGTTAATGTCTTAATATATGAGTGTATGATATCAACCATATTTGCAAGATAATATGATTCACTTCTTAGTTTCTTTACTATGAATTCAACTGCCAACTAgaacttttgtttttctcacagCAAGTTATTAGTTATCAGCTATCaactatatatatttgtttccgatgtatttttttccccttactCTACTGTGCCAAAATTGCCATTTTTTTAACACACAGTACTGATTTCAGGTCCTTGCTGCTAATGTTGTTGCTTTGGCATGGAATGTCATTCTCTCATTTAAAGCTCATAAGGAGATTCTCCCCAAATAggtatttttttcctcttaacTTAATAACCTTGCTTCTCAAAACATTATTGGATGCACAAGTAGCAATGATTCCATGCTGTCCTGTTAACTGCTCTTAGAATTTGCTCATCATCTggtagaaattttaaaaattttggaataCTTTCTGAAAAGCCTTTTCTTGGTTCACATTATGAAGATGTACTTTGACAGTGGAAATCAGGAACCAGATTCTTATTGCCATCCCACCATATAACAAAGTGTTGTAATAAGAACAACTATAATAACAacatggttttttattttttggcacTCTCATGCAATTTTACTGTTAATATAGTTTGTGAATCACACTACAACTCAACTTAGCAATACTTCATCTAAAACTACTTTTGCCCTTTGGTTTCACTGTAGCAACACTAAAATGGATTGTCATATAGGATTATAAACGGATaagagaaaaaattaattaaaatctaaaactaaaaagtATCATATTAGAAAAAATTTGGCCAACTACCAAGCATTTTTTAAGAGttgattgcatttttttttttttttgataatcatatggaaaataaatatataaataaaaaaaggatttaTAGAAAGAGATATAGCGAAGGAGCACCAAAGTTtataggaagtatacaaaggGCACCAAGCAAAAGAGCAAAAAAATGAGGTTCTCATCCTCATCCTCTTCTACTATGAACCtgaccaatcaacaaaatccatCACAAACATAGAAGCCACTGCAATACCATGCCTAacacaatccaaaaaattatGCATAAAATGGGATTTGAGCGCTTGCTTCAAATGCTCCACATTTTTAAATGCCCTCTGATTTCTTTCCCAGCAAATTGTCCAAAGTAGACACAAATGGGCTGACATCTACTCTTTCTTCAGCCTCTTCCCAACATAGGACCCATTCCAATATAACAACATCAACCTTGTAGAAGAGTGGGATCACCCACTAAATTCCAAACATGGAGAAGACCCAATGCTGCAACATTCTCAAAGAGTTGCAATGTAAGAGAATGTGATCTACAAActcttcttcccttttatacATGAAACATTTGTTCCCTGAAGACAAATCTCTTCTTTTTAATCTATCCAAAGTCAAAATCCTTTCCCACATAACTTCCTATGCAAAAATACCCCTCTTGTTGGAATCCATGGGTTCCAATGGTTCCACATTAACAGCAACTGGGAATGGATCTAATCCTCTTGGTTCCAAAAAGGAATAGAAAGCTTTAATAGAGAACTTATCACTATTTGGATCCATCTAGGTTATCTTATCCTCCACATCTCATCTCACTACTTGCTCTTGAATTTTCTGTAGAAAGACCTCCATTGTccccaactcccaatcattaaatgtCTTGAAAAGAACCGGGTCCAATTTACCCTCTCCCCAACTTGCTCCCAAGCATTTGCTGCCCACCTATGTTTTGAACTGGCTATGACAAATAAATCTGGGAAAGAGTCTCTCAATGGTAAGTCTGGGCTCCACTTATCTGACCAGAATTTTACTCTCTTCTCATTCCTAACAATAAGTTGGACTCTACTTTTTAAAATGCCCTAATTTCTCCTTATTATCTAACACATTCCTACATTGATTTTTAGCTCACTCTTTTCTATATTGATTTTTAGTCCAAAAATCGCTTCAAACTGCATGAGAGTCCAATTCAAATGTAAGAGATGCTCTTGGCTTGCCTCTTAGAGAATGATCGTTTCATCAGCATATAATAAGTGAGTCACCTCAACTAGAATGAAACCCTTGTCCCTTGCCTTTATTATCAAATGACTGAAAGTCTCCATGGCCAATACAAAAttagcttaaaaccattatttctAGGATTTCCACTTCACCTATGTTTGAAAAGGTGATATGGCAAAAATTCAAAACGTTGTAAACAACAAATTCATCCTTACTGTCTTAGGCTTTGAGTTCTGATAGcttgaaattttcatttgaatatagGTTTAAAATAGATTGCTTTGAGCTAAGATAAGGATTTGCTAGGAAGAAGTTTAAAGAAAGAGGATTAATTAAGAGAGGATTACCCAACAACATCAGGGCTTTTTATTTTGGACCATGAGTAACGCAAACAACTTGTAAGGATTTTTGATGCAATGAATGTATGGGCAAAATTACAAGCTATTAGAATTAGAAACTGTAACTCCATCTCTTGCACTCTGAAGGATTTGGATAAGCTGGTTGACTGTTTTTGAAACACATACACCCAAGCATTAATAGTCATTAATATATATGTGCATATACATTGAGGAGTAACTGAGCATGATTGCAGTGGCTTTTTCTCATTTCATCATCATGTAGTCACATAAGATTTGGTTGTCATCATGCTCTTTCCATTGGAATGGAACTATAAGGACTTAGTGCAAAAATAGGTCATCATGCAAATTTATTGTCATCAGGTGAGGAGATAATTTTGGTCATGGAATTAAACAACTTGAAGTATAGGATAAAAGTGGAGTTATTGGAGGCAGGCTTATGTATCATGGAGAGTGCAAGGGTTTCTCTCAGCTTTACTTCATTTGGAGGAAGGTAAGAGGATGGCTAGCATAAATTTTTTCGAAAGAGTCATCAAATTGGCTCCAAGGTTGAAGTTTGTTAGGACTTGGAGGGTTGAAAATAGAGCTTAGATGAAGTTTCATTACTTTTGAGCAATTTTTTCTGAGAGGAGAAGAATCTTATTATTCCTAAAGGGCTAATGAGAGTGGTTGGTCAGACTTCAAATTTGTGGTCATGATTGAGTTCAGgcaattttcttaatatttcatTGAGGAGAGACCAAAAGGACACCTTATTTTTCGACATTTCATTCGGGAAAGACCAAAAGTGAGAGTGACAACTTAACCTCATTAATACAATTAGAGATATATTATCCAATAACATGTTTTCTATTGTGGTAAATGGAACCAATtatattgttattttaaaacCTTGTGTAATCATGCTCACACTTGTGTGATGACAGACttgcaaatttttatttttttttaaagatgtgtTAAGTAAAAGAGAGCTGAAATAACCGAATAACATGTAGATGTTGCATCACAAATATTGGTGGTTGGAAGAATAATGACATCAAGACTGATAAAAAGGATGTTTGGTGTCATTATTAGATTTATCCATAACTAACATTCTTGATGGCTTGACATCATGACTCATACAAAAAATTTTGGTGCCATTATTAGCCTATCCTATGGCAAACTTTGTGGTGGTATGGTATTTCGAGACCCTGTGATTGCTTTTTCATTATCTTCTTGTTTATTTGAAGTTTCTACTGATTCATAACTCGGGAAAGCAAAAAATTATGTGGAAGTTGATGCACTTGCATCCGTTTCATACTGTCAGTAAATATCATATTAACATGAACATGCAGGGTGTTGCAGCCAAATCCATTTTGCCAGACATGCTATCAATCATTTTATGGAGTTAGGTTGCTGTTAAGAAATTTCTGTCCCAAAAGACTCGAGATACAGCAATGTAAATGATCATGTTTTGATTGTTCTCCTTTTGCTGGGCATTTTCCTAGGGTAACTTCTTTGGTGGCTCAAACCTAACAGAAGGGATTATGAAATTTCATGTTGTGTTTTATTCCAAAGTCCTGCTCATATTCTCTAAGTTTCATTGCTCTTCTTTGCCAAGATAGATACACCAAGACTCTAGTTGGTATTATGTTGTTTAAAGGGCCCAAACAGGTAATCCTCAACCTCTGTGACCATCTACAGGTTTAAAACAATGCCCTTCTTTATTGGGGTAGGGAGGCTTTTACCCTTTAGGTTTCAGGACAGTGGGATGCCAAGTTCAGGTGGCAAGACATAAAAGGTGGTTTGTGGGATTCACTTTCGATTAAACTTGGTGTTAGCCAGTTATTTAAGGTGGTCTGGGAATCAAACTGAATGGAGATGAGTTCTTCAAGGTTGAATTGTGCtttgatcaaatttttttttatgtttgttgcTTTTATTTAGTGCATCCCCTGCTTTTAGGAATTTGCTTCAATGGGTAAGACAAATTCAGCATGACCAAGAAAGTTAAGGGTGTGTTTGGAAGGAATTCTGAGAAGAAAATTCCCAGAAAGATCTGTATTGTGCATGATTTCTTGATACAGTGTTTGCTCCTTTCATTGTTATTCACTTCCCAAACAATTTCTGCAGATTCTTGATCCAAGATTTTTTGTTATCTCCACTTTCATTTGAAGGTACAAAAAATGTACAAAAGGTCGTAAAATTGAAGGCAAAAAGTACACCGTCGTTGAAATTTCTAGCGCTCTGAACGACTCGTGAGAAGTCAGAAGAGCACATGTCTCCTCAGATTCCTCACTAGTATCAAGTACCTTTTTCGCAGTCAAATATTCACGCAATGTTTCAGTTTCAGAAAGTTTGAAAAAATGAGAGGAGAACGATTagaacaaccaaaaaaaaagttagcatatgaattaaaagtaaaaagtttCTGACAGCTAATAATTGTATCTAGTACGATAGTTAAGCCAAAAGATCAGAAAACTGTTTTAGGAaactgttttgaaaaatggA includes the following:
- the LOC100243066 gene encoding protein sym-1; translated protein: MAPNPITLTRMSPLLFRFLGFSRNTIYSSRIPTNPIRISTVRSYSTCHFFCYPSHSSVRTVFKDLGRSEIGFSKKGSDYFRISAVSDGGSGGTGGFGGFGDGNSGGKSEGSGGGGDWSLLSWYLALLEKYPVLTKAITSAFLTLVGDLICQLVIDQVPSLDLKRTFLFTLLGLVLVGPTLHFWYLYLSKLVTIPGASGAFLRLLLDQFLFSPIFIGVFLSTLVTLEGRPSQVVPKLQQEWFSAVLANWQLWIPFQFLNFRFVPQQFQVLAANVVALAWNVILSFKAHKEILPK